The region TAGTGCTATATTTGTTACGCGGTAGGCGCATGACGTCATGACATGATCGTCGACGCGCAGCGTCATGACGTTTTGCGCAACACGTCCGGCGACGGCACGAACCGGGAAGTAGTCGCGTATGTCATCGCTGTTGTTGTTGACGCTTCTCCACAGCGTTATTCTCGTACATCCGCCCTATGTGAAACGTTTCTACCCTTAGGACTGTACCTTATTTCCTCACTATGCACTTTTAATTTGTTATCGCTTAGCTGTTTTGTGTGCGTTTACTGCTGTTTCTTCTTTCTTGACGCCGCTAACTAAGGTAGTGAGCAGCTAGCATGAGAGGCGAGCACGTAGCAGGCTAAGTGAAGCTAATTCACAAAGTCATGTCATTTGTTGGCTGACCGTCTTTGGGAGGAGACTAAAACAAGGTAACGTGTCAGTGGAACTAAACATCTAACTCTTTAAATGATTTAAGTCCCTAATGAATTCTTGTTGGTTTCACATATCGATCTATATACACATCgctcttatttttttgtactaaGCTATCTTTTCTTCCTTcagtattttgtttcttttaaaaaaaaaatatatatatatatatacaaaatatcCTTCAAAGTCAGGTGTTCCCTTCAGGGACAGTCTGAAATCATAGCTTTCCTCACACAATTGAGGGAACTGTCTTATGCCCGGTATACACATAAAGACAgtcggcctgtttttgtgccgattttgccACTTCCCCACAAAGGACGCCAAAAGTCAGACAATATTATGTTTTATGAGATGATTCTATAAGATTGTCcctaggtctgatgtgtgttacgAGTGAATTTCCCCCCCCTATTTTAGTGTCTGAAACAGATCAGCCTTTCCTTAGTTTTTTTTAGGTTAATttagctgctgcccccgcaacctgacctcggataagcgaaagaaaatgaatagatagatatgaattcatccatccaatgTGATTCGGATTGCTACATTAGCCAAACTCAAACTTTGTTATGACTAATCTTCATGTTTGTGTCAAAGCAGATGGCCGTGGAGCTGGACGTGTTTGTGGGTAACACCACTATCATGGATGAGGAGGTTTATCAGCTCtggttggatggatatacaGGTAATGTATGCCAAACCATTAATTTTAAAAGAGACATATTTACTGCgttatgtttttgtatgttaTGTATCTCTACGTTATGTATCTCAAAACTCACGATTATAAGTTCACACGAAGACAAACCTGCCATTTTTGTGACGTAAagagataaagtggagagtggCACAAGTGACGCTTAACATCACCAAGATGTGCGCATAAGAAGCGGttcaaatggtaaactatattaaatgttaattaatgcTCTTATCAATTAAAGTAAAcgtgttgagatgattcacttatTTGGTCATTCTCAAGAAGGATCTTAAGACCTTTAtatagaattttctcaaattcaaacgttttagttgaagataaacaaatattcaaaatctTTGGCGGTAAATATTAGTAGGCTAACTTTATCTGTCACATAATTCTAACAGATTTCAAAATCAGGacaaagtggtctaaattaCATAATGGTGGCAGTGGGTAAGTCATGACTATGTTTGCCTTAGGCCCCTAAATGAGTAGCTAGTTATGCCCTGATTAGAGCCAGCGCGACCGCTCGGCATGACAACCAAAGTGGGATTAACGGCTCGTGCATGGATGAAGAacgcagctagctagctgcgagaactaataTGACTTGCAAGATACATTGACCATTGACACTTCAAACGCTCATCGCGGTAATAAATATGGATGCCTAAATTCGGCACCAAGCGACATCGTGTCTTGTCTTCCCCGATGCGCCGGTCCCCGCAGTCGGGAAAGCCCGTGAGCCTTACTGCTCATAGCCAGCAGCGGCTGGACGGCGGACTGAAGCATTTTATGAAGCGGGTAAAAACTAAACCATTAACATCGTTCACACACGACAGAATGACCGCGCTTGCTTTCACTTTCACTTAGGAAGGGCTTTTGAATTTTAACgcaggcaattttgatttgccagTGTGGTAAACATGGGCAATATTCGCTTCGCTACATCCTGTTTGAATTAGCCATTGGCGAGGTGGTGAACGGGCAACATGAACCTTGCTACAGCTGttacaaacatgaaaaataaaattttctatCGTCTATCCCCTTTAAATCTGAATCTGTTTTTTGAACAATTGGAAGTTAACAATATTAGTCCTCCTGAGCAGTAAATGATGCAGTGAAGGTCCGAATGGAGGCCGGAGCGCTGGACGAGTGCGAGGCAAGCGCAGACGTGCTGCTGAGTGACACCATGGACCAGTACCGAACTTTCCAGATGTGCGAGCGCCTGCTGCACAGTCCGTCCAAACTGGCCAATCAGCTGCTCTTCCAGATCCCGCCTCATCGACAAGCTATGCTTATAGAGAGGTGATGTGCTTTTCCTGTCTGAACACATTACTTTTATGATTAATAAGTACAGTGTGATTTGTTTCTATGACGTTTACTAGTCAACAATTACTGTGGAACGTCAAAAGTGAACCCGCACAATCAAGCGGTGATTTGGgaaaaattacacacaaaaaaaagtacacaaatcTACAGTCAATATatctatgaaaaacacttccaggccataaatataaagcaATCCAATGAAAAATCGATAAGGACAAATGGAGAAAATCTGCATCCCGCTATAATAGTTTATAATTCCCTAtagatgacacaagatggccgaaaagcactacttttcaattTAAAAGGACGCTAGCCTttgtaaatgaagctcctctccACAGTTCAACATACTGCAGTATGAGCGCTAAATGTGAAAATTGAACTGTAtcatattcaagcataaataaatataaatcttGTTTTGTTATAAGCAGACATCCATGTAAAGTAGACAGCTCTCCTTGCTCACATGCATGGCATTGCATTAATTGCAAAATTTTGGCTcactattagacaaggctatgggtTGACTAAATAAAGCCActtccctcacttcaacatagttccttgacaccaagattccaccagatgcctccaaagcaatatttatatattaaactTGGTTTTGGCCAGTCCACTATCTTGATACTAACGTATTATgcgaaacgccatagatgggccaACGAAGTGGCTACCCACAATATTGCGGCAAAATGCTACATGAAGGTCTTCAACTCacacagttccttggcaccaagaggTCAAAAGATGGCGCCGATTTAGTACTTTTACCTTAGACATgcctttggcctgagcacaaaatcaGGGAACAGGTAACAGGTGATTTTCTTTCAGCAAAGAGTATGGGATAGCTTCCCAAAAATAATCCGCGAATGTGAGGTTCACTGTGTTTTGATCTTCCTGCGCTGCACCCCTTTTTGATGGTGCTCCTTCTTTTGGacaaagtgtcacaaaaaccctaagaaaaaggaaaacattcaAAGTTTTGTGAACTTTTAGATGCCAGGGGTCCTCAACGTTTCGAGGTAATTAATGCCACAGCGTAAAAATATGTGATCACATGTATGTCACAAGAAGATGATAGGCCCTGGTGCGTTACATCTTgcatacaaattacaaatttgggttacgtctGCGCCATAGGAACGGAATTGCCTCATAAATCAAGGAGCTCTTttatcatttttcaaaaaatgaggttgaattaaaaaaaaacaaaaaaacttttgggTGTTAACCTTCCACTGTATGTATTGAATTGAGCCTAATTTATGAGCATGAACTGTTTTGTTCTGAAGATGTCATGCATTGGCCTACATTATTTAGTGAGTGCCACTTTGTTCCCTTGATGTGGTTCAGTCTAACTTGAGTGTCTCTTATTTGTTTCCTAATTTAAGATACTACGACTTTGATGATGCGTTTGTTCGTGAAGTCCTGGGCAAGAAACTCTCAAAAGGAACAAAGAAGGACTTAGATGACATCAGCATCAAGACGGGCGTGACCCTGAAAAGCTGCAGACGACAGGTAAAATGCAGCTCTCATGGAGGACATTTGCTCTGCTGCGACTTTTTTGTTGAACAATAATACAATTCCATGGCTTTTACAATGTCCCTCAAATTATGAGGGACattaatataatattaattattaaacTTTCTTCTATCAAAATACACAATATGAGcacttttgaaatgtaaatttttcatacattttgttttaaatttcagTTTGACAACTTCAAGCGTGTTTTTAAAGTAGTGGAAGAACTGAAGGGACCCCTAGTAGAGAACATACGTCAGCATTTCCTGCTCTCTGACAAGCTTGGAAGGTAACGAGCCTCCTTTAAGCCTTGACTTTACGAACCGAAACATTGCTAATGTTTCTTTTCTGCCTGGTTGCACAGCACTGTGATGTTTTTAACTAACTCCAGTTATCCAGGATACTGGCGCCAAGGAAAACAATGGCAAGCTAACTGTTTTCTTGGCGCATTTCAGGGATTACGCGGCCATTGTGTTCTTTGCCAACAATCGCTTTGAGACGGGGAAGAGAAAGCTGCAGTATCTCACGTTCCAGGACTTTGCTTTCTGCGCTGGGCAGCTTATCAACAACTGGACAGTTGGAGCTGTTGGTGAGAGATTGACTTTGTTTGCTCGAAATGAAAGTGGTCCCTGGATTTACGTGAGACTGCATAATGTTATTTGGGCATTATCATTAGCTGTCTTTAAACACAGATCCAGGACAAACTAAATTCTGAAATGTGAGACTGTACAAAATTCTACAattgaaaccagaagtttacgttcacacacacttttttttctcactgtctaacatgaaatcagactaacaTCTtcttgttttaggtcaattaggattaccaaaataatttctatttgctaaatggcaGAATAATGAGACAAGGACAATTTTTCATGACTGTCTTCAAAGTCAGACGTTTAGAAAGATCACTGGGGctttaaacaatttgaaaaaaaacaactgatgaTGTTATGTCTTTGGAAGCTTTTGATaagtttattgacaacatttgagttaattagagacacaTCTATGAAGGCTCTTCTGGaacactgcttctttgtgtaacataaTGGAAATAAAGTCAAGATATCAGGAAGGGAATTGTGggcttgcacaagtctggttcatccttgggtgccaTTCCCAGTTGCCTGAAAAGGCcacattcatctgttcaaacacaCGCAAatataaacaccatgggaatgtccagccatcacaGGAAGGAGACGGCTTCGGTGTCCCAGTGATGAACATGCTGTGGTACGAAATGTGCATAGCAACCcaggaacaaaagcaaaaggccttgtgaagatgctgccTGAAGCTGGTAGGAGTGTATCATTATCCACTGTTGAAACGAGTAGTGTACCAACATGGGCTGAAAGCCCACCCTGCCAGGAAGaagtcaatgaaaaataaacataaaaaaaaacatattgccGTTTGAAAATGCACGCAGGGACAAATATCTTAATATTTGGAAACATTTCCTGTCTACTAAAACTAAACTAAGCAGCTAAAATTAAACTGTTTGGCCATAAGGAGCATTGTTGCGTTTGTACGAAAAAAGGgaagcttgcaagcctgagaacgGGTTGCAGCAccatgttgtggggttgttttgctCCAGGAGGGACTGGCGCACATCACAAAATAGATGTCATCATGAGGAAAGAATATGAAATACGAAGAAACAGAATGAAGAAACATTTGAAGACATCAGCCAGGGAGTTAAAGCTTTGCtgcaaatgggtcttccaaatggacaatgacccgaagcatactgccaaactggtaacaaagtggcttaaggataacaaagtcaatgttttggagtcgCCATCGTCAGGAGGAATGAGCCAAGGTCcctgccaactattgtgagaagcttgtggaaggatatttAAAAcgtttaaaggcaatggtacgaaatactaatgaaatgtgTATAAACTTCTGGCTTTGAAGAAAGTCACTTAAAATTGTCGAAAACAAACCACCTCTCATTCTGAGATTTAGCAGAGacaaataattttggtcatcctagttgacctatctgatttcatgtcagagtgagaaaaaaagcaagtcTTTTTATGTAGTTTATATAAAcctctggtttcaactgtatatacagtgccaGGAATAAGTATTTGCTCCCTTcttcccttctcaaattttgttttgcatagtttccccatttAAATGTTAAAGATCATCAAACTAATGTACCGGTAAATAGCAGACAAAAGATAATCcaagaaaacataaaatacagttttcaaatggtgattttgtttattaagggaaaaaaaaaaaaaaaaactattcaaagctaccttgccctgtgtgaaaaagtatcgGCCCCTGAATCCttataactggttgggccaccctcagcagcaacaactgtaaTCGAGTGTTTTCTTTCACtgacaatgagtctttcacatctcagTGGAGATTGGCCCACTCTTCTTTGCAAAATTGTTTTAACTCACCAACACCAGAGGGTTTTtaagcatgaacggcctttttaaggtcacgcCACAGAATTTCAAGcagattcaagtccggactttgactaggccatcCCAaaaccttcctttttttttttttttttttttaataaataaaaggtattcagaagttgacttgctggtgtgttttggatcgttgtcctgctgcagagcTCAAGTGCGCTTCGGCGTGAGGTCACGAACATTCTCCTTGAGGATTTTCTGTTacagagcagaattcatggttccatcattcacagcaagtcatccaggttCTGAAGGTGTAAAGTAGCCATGTTTGACTGCTgatatgaaaatatttgttacatttacaccaaaTGTAATGAGACGCACACCTTACAAAAAGACGAGACGAAATAGCTTTCGTCACGTCAGTCcatacaatatttatttctttattttttgcaaaaataagacgagcctttttcttttt is a window of Phycodurus eques isolate BA_2022a chromosome 9, UOR_Pequ_1.1, whole genome shotgun sequence DNA encoding:
- the fibpa gene encoding fibroblast growth factor (acidic) intracellular binding protein a is translated as MAVELDVFVGNTTIMDEEVYQLWLDGYTVNDAVKVRMEAGALDECEASADVLLSDTMDQYRTFQMCERLLHSPSKLANQLLFQIPPHRQAMLIERYYDFDDAFVREVLGKKLSKGTKKDLDDISIKTGVTLKSCRRQFDNFKRVFKVVEELKGPLVENIRQHFLLSDKLGRDYAAIVFFANNRFETGKRKLQYLTFQDFAFCAGQLINNWTVGAVDNMVEDMDVDLDKEFLQELKELKILISDKDLLDQHKSLVCTALRGKTKAFPEMEANFKNLSRGLVNIAAKLTNTKDVRDFFIDLVEKFIEPCRSDRWTAADTRLYLTHYTNSAHILDTFKHQVVWDRYMGVIKSCIFKMYHD